In Acipenser ruthenus chromosome 16, fAciRut3.2 maternal haplotype, whole genome shotgun sequence, the following proteins share a genomic window:
- the LOC117412413 gene encoding NHS-like protein 2 isoform X2, producing the protein MITPPFSESQGPVAHCWQESRQAGRQSGRQAHTEEQEQEQRDEVMFWDKCHGMMGNSQRRSKGRHRNKGATAATSLDSENKRTAHFKSSWQQHVNVFSSSSRPACVEELHQEAQLNLQSLLQDDYEEQHSDCRVAGQTFRCSSSLHSGATPDLVHRQTASKRTDFVFLPATKQVCEDETTTVGIRLQDPPLNLPNSPEKSTSWNKAFLLPTPEKTRWHLGRSVQAHVIPINVSGQTLDKHASLHHSLFNAETAVNPKSTLRRRRTIIGIPELSLEDQGDGHFDDEQSASINLTHGSYSPEGTSGRHSAAAVDSANHFSVLRKTYSDLDQILCQSPGNSSRKDHTAMMCASPSWNGPKDSTFSPSWNNSFSYMLPASPVARQPCQSENFLKCTSQGNSELSMSSGSYSNSFTSVSVEPTVRTHNISRKNEIEATTVSPGHGTQTQADGFKFRERSLSTPTDSGSFCSAENICFDHRKESDNYAMHYPSASSEDSASADNVSITASQNGRPRQRSRSISLKKPKKKPAPPVRNISLKKGEGVQKAEVIALTRSERPKSLFIPRNQNIIQNAFLSGPGNINSKVHGDERGLQILITETPSIGREGDTHYPNHWYLNDWKSNDPYRSLSNSSTATGTTVIECMKVRGSSDSLTSLTTSRATSPSQLSVEAESKISPLKPPGFMSPSSGYSSQSETPTPTIPTSLITGPSPQGCRMRPKVPIRKSSLPAVSPREKSPRSRLSFELPIAPPSHLDLSGITVSNKGKPKASRRHSDSSTNGKPVQKLSPNQAAMPIVTQSDLRSIRLRSVSKSEPEDNADGSSDIIEEKQSSKTFVTPQKKVKPPVAEKPPLPKRPGNLMLKFASAFHLALESPPLSPKEKGSPADNTYTVVEKPQAMESPSSVHVSPPQRITDLDRVMDSVKRLSQGSQEGDDKSKTLPNRITVQSLADTEKKRSKIPPPVPKKPNILLLPTNSVNVNGATDRPVITLNTSHSSSMGSPMAEVVPRHAENQVKVIALSITESNQDPDVETSLVGTPTGRSIEDISPDKTPLSITEEDDDVFVQTTTPHTTEDLFTLIHRSKRKVLGRVEPGDTFGSRQSLVSPIKSNSPATSTPEQKAASPVSSSMPRSRSRNDNFIALLQKKGSRPSPGTRVSAMELLKSTNPLARRVTEFSQAEFEPTKNSK; encoded by the exons CTGCCACTAGCTTGGACTCGGAGAACAAGAGAACGGCCCACTTCAAATCGTCATGGCAACAGCATGTAAATGTGTTCAGCTCCTCGAGTAGGCCAGCGTGTGTGGAAGAGCTGCATCAGGAAGCCCAACTCAATCTCCAGAGCTTGCTGCAAG ATGATTATGAAGAGCAGCATTCGGACTGTAGAGTAGCAGGGCAGACTTTccgctgcagctcctctctccACTCAGGGGCCACTCCAGACCTTGTACACAGGCAGACCGCCAGCAAGAGGACCGACTTCGTCTTTCTG CCAGCGACGAAACAGGTGTGTGAGGATGAGACGACCACTGTAGGTATCCGACTACAAGACCCACCTCTGAACTTACCTAACAGTCCGGAAAAAAGTACCAGCTGGAATAAAGCATTCCTGCTGCCAACGCCAGAGAAAACGAGGTGGCACCTGGGGCGATCGGTTCAGGCTCATGTTATCCCTATCAATGTTTCTG GACAGACCCTTGATAAACATGCCAGTTTGCACCACTCCCTTTTTAACGCTGAGACAGCAGTGAACCCAAAGTCGACCCTCAGAAGGAGAAGAACCATAATTGGCATTCCTGAGCTCTCTCTGGAGGACCAAG GTGATGGTCATTTCGATGATGAACAATCTGCCAGTATCAACCTTACTCATGGGTCCTACTCTCCAGAAGGTACAAGTGGCAGACATTCTGCAGCTGCTGTAGATTCAGCTAATCACTTTTCAGTATTAAGAAAGACTTATAGTGATCTGGACCAAATCTTGTGTCAGTCTCCTGGTAATTCAAGCAGGAAGGATCACACTGCCATGATGTGTGCCAGTCCTTCATGGAATGGACCAAAGGATTCTACATTCTCTCCCTCCTGGAATAACTCATTTAGTTACATGTTGCCAGCAAGTCCGGTAGCAAGGCAGCCTTGCCAGTCTGAGAACTTTCTCAAATGCACTTCCCAAGGCAACTCAGAACTTTCAATGAGTTCAGGATCATATTCAAATTCCTTCACATCTGTTTCTGTGGAACCAACAGTGAGAACTCACAATATAAGCAGAAAAAATGAAATAGAAGCAACAACTGTAAGCCCAGGTCATGGGACGCAGACTCAGGCAGATGGGTTCAAGTTTCGGGAAAGATCTTTATCAACCCCTACAGATTCAGGCTCTTTTTGTTCAGCAGAAAACATCTGCTTTGACCACAGGAAGGAGAGTGACAATTACGCCATGCACTATCCCAGCGCGAGCTCAGAGGACAGTGCAAGCGCCGACAATGTATCCATTACAGCCAGCCAAAATGGTCGCCCAAGGCAAAGGTCAAGGAGTATTTCACTCAAAAAGCCAAAGAAAAAGCCTGCCCCACCTGTGCGGAACATCTCCTTGAAGAAAGGTGAAGGGGTGCAGAAAGCAGAGGTCATTGCCTTGACCAGAAGTGAGAGGCCAAAGAGCCTTTTCATTCCCAGAAACCAGAATATCATACAGAACGCATTCCTGTCAGGACCTGGTAACATCAATTCCAAGGTACATGGAGATGAAAGAGGACTGCAGATCTTGATAACAGAAACACCGTCCATAGGAAGAGAGGGTGATACGCATTACCCTAACCACTGGTACCTGAATGACTGGAAGTCTAATGATCCATATAGGTCACTGTCCAACTCCAGCACTGCCACAGGTACAACTGTAATTGAGTGCATGAAAGTACGTGGCAGCTCTGATTCCCTCACTTCTCTGACCACCTCTCGAGCTACCTCCCCTTCCCAGCTATCTGTGGAAGCTGAATCCAAAATCTCTCCTTTGAAACCTCCAGGTTTCATGTCCCCCTCAAGTGGATATTCTAGCCAATCTGAAACTCCAACCCCAACCATTCCGACATCGTTGATCACCGGCCCTTCCCCACAAGGCTGTAGGATGAGGCCCAAGGTCCCCATAAGGAAATCCTCACTTCCAGCTGTTTCTCCAAGAGAGAAGAGCCCTCGTTCAAGGCTGTCCTTTGAGCTGCCAATTGCACCACCCTCTCACTTGGATCTCTCAGGGATTACAGTGTCCAACAAAGGCAAACCCAAAGCTAGCAGACGCCATTCAGATTCCTCCACAAATGGTAAACCTGTACAGAAGCTTAGTCCCAACCAAGCAGCCATGCCCATAGTGACCCAGTCAGATCTGAGGTCTATTCGTCTACGTTCAGTCAGCAAGTCTGAACCAGAAGATAATGCGGATGGTTCTTCTGATATCATAGAAGAGAAACAAAGCAGCAAGACATTTGTAACACCACAGAAGAAAGTCAAGCCACCTGTCGCAGAGAAGCCACCTCTGCCCAAAAGGCCTGGGAATCTGATGCTAAAATTCGCCTCAGCCTTCCATCTTGCTTTGGAATCACCACCACTGTCTCCAAAAGAGAAGGGGTCACCTGCAGACAACACTTACACAGTAGTAGAAAAGCCCCAAGCAATGGAAAGTCCAAGCAGTGTTCACGTGTCTCCTCCACAGCGGATAACCGATCTTGATAGAGTTATGGACTCTGTAAAACGTCTGTCTCAGGGCAGTCAAGAGGGGGATGACAAGAGTAAAACCCTGCCTAACAGAATAACTGTCCAAAGTCTGGCTGATACGGAGAAGAAGAGAAGCAAGATACCTCCTCCAGTTCCCAAGAAGCCCAATATATTACTCTTGCCAACCAATTCAGTTAACGTCAATGGGGCAACAGACAGGCCTGTTATCACTTTGAATACCAGTCACTCAAGCAGCATGGGATCACCAATGGCTGAAGTTGTTCCTAGACATGCAGAAAACCAGGTCAAAGTCATTGCACTTAGCATCACAGAAAGCAACCAAGATCCGGATGTTGAAACTTCCCTTGTTGGTACTCCTACAG GCAGGAGTATTGAAGACATCAGCCCTGATAAAACTCCATTAAGCATTACTGAGGAAGATGATGATGTGTTTGTTCAAACAACAACGCCCCATACTACTGAAGACCTTTTCACTCTCATTCACAG gtcaaaAAGGAAAGTTCTAGGAAGGGTAGAACCTGGGGACACTTTTGGCAGCAGACAAAGCTTGGTTTCTCCAATCAAGAGCAACTCCCCAGCCACCTCCACTCCTGAGCAAAAGGCAGCATCTCCGGTCAGCAGCAGCATGCCGAGGTCAAGATCCAGGAATGATAACTTCATTGCCCTGCTTCAGAAGAAAGGCAGCAGACCCAGCCCAGGAACAAGAGTGTCTGCCATGGAGCTTCTCAAGAGTACCAACCCACTGGCTCGCAGGGTCACTGAGTTTTCACAGGCAGAGTTTGAACCAACAAAAAACTCCAAGTAA
- the LOC117412413 gene encoding NHS-like protein 2 isoform X1, giving the protein MPFCKRSVLPKQVCRADTNRQGADFKDLADVCSFTLISVLRQLSDLSRHSLNIIEELEGEITSISLRSGALEKKVISLQRHVSALVVKPPAKTATSLDSENKRTAHFKSSWQQHVNVFSSSSRPACVEELHQEAQLNLQSLLQDDYEEQHSDCRVAGQTFRCSSSLHSGATPDLVHRQTASKRTDFVFLPATKQVCEDETTTVGIRLQDPPLNLPNSPEKSTSWNKAFLLPTPEKTRWHLGRSVQAHVIPINVSGQTLDKHASLHHSLFNAETAVNPKSTLRRRRTIIGIPELSLEDQGDGHFDDEQSASINLTHGSYSPEGTSGRHSAAAVDSANHFSVLRKTYSDLDQILCQSPGNSSRKDHTAMMCASPSWNGPKDSTFSPSWNNSFSYMLPASPVARQPCQSENFLKCTSQGNSELSMSSGSYSNSFTSVSVEPTVRTHNISRKNEIEATTVSPGHGTQTQADGFKFRERSLSTPTDSGSFCSAENICFDHRKESDNYAMHYPSASSEDSASADNVSITASQNGRPRQRSRSISLKKPKKKPAPPVRNISLKKGEGVQKAEVIALTRSERPKSLFIPRNQNIIQNAFLSGPGNINSKVHGDERGLQILITETPSIGREGDTHYPNHWYLNDWKSNDPYRSLSNSSTATGTTVIECMKVRGSSDSLTSLTTSRATSPSQLSVEAESKISPLKPPGFMSPSSGYSSQSETPTPTIPTSLITGPSPQGCRMRPKVPIRKSSLPAVSPREKSPRSRLSFELPIAPPSHLDLSGITVSNKGKPKASRRHSDSSTNGKPVQKLSPNQAAMPIVTQSDLRSIRLRSVSKSEPEDNADGSSDIIEEKQSSKTFVTPQKKVKPPVAEKPPLPKRPGNLMLKFASAFHLALESPPLSPKEKGSPADNTYTVVEKPQAMESPSSVHVSPPQRITDLDRVMDSVKRLSQGSQEGDDKSKTLPNRITVQSLADTEKKRSKIPPPVPKKPNILLLPTNSVNVNGATDRPVITLNTSHSSSMGSPMAEVVPRHAENQVKVIALSITESNQDPDVETSLVGTPTGRSIEDISPDKTPLSITEEDDDVFVQTTTPHTTEDLFTLIHRSKRKVLGRVEPGDTFGSRQSLVSPIKSNSPATSTPEQKAASPVSSSMPRSRSRNDNFIALLQKKGSRPSPGTRVSAMELLKSTNPLARRVTEFSQAEFEPTKNSK; this is encoded by the exons CTGCCACTAGCTTGGACTCGGAGAACAAGAGAACGGCCCACTTCAAATCGTCATGGCAACAGCATGTAAATGTGTTCAGCTCCTCGAGTAGGCCAGCGTGTGTGGAAGAGCTGCATCAGGAAGCCCAACTCAATCTCCAGAGCTTGCTGCAAG ATGATTATGAAGAGCAGCATTCGGACTGTAGAGTAGCAGGGCAGACTTTccgctgcagctcctctctccACTCAGGGGCCACTCCAGACCTTGTACACAGGCAGACCGCCAGCAAGAGGACCGACTTCGTCTTTCTG CCAGCGACGAAACAGGTGTGTGAGGATGAGACGACCACTGTAGGTATCCGACTACAAGACCCACCTCTGAACTTACCTAACAGTCCGGAAAAAAGTACCAGCTGGAATAAAGCATTCCTGCTGCCAACGCCAGAGAAAACGAGGTGGCACCTGGGGCGATCGGTTCAGGCTCATGTTATCCCTATCAATGTTTCTG GACAGACCCTTGATAAACATGCCAGTTTGCACCACTCCCTTTTTAACGCTGAGACAGCAGTGAACCCAAAGTCGACCCTCAGAAGGAGAAGAACCATAATTGGCATTCCTGAGCTCTCTCTGGAGGACCAAG GTGATGGTCATTTCGATGATGAACAATCTGCCAGTATCAACCTTACTCATGGGTCCTACTCTCCAGAAGGTACAAGTGGCAGACATTCTGCAGCTGCTGTAGATTCAGCTAATCACTTTTCAGTATTAAGAAAGACTTATAGTGATCTGGACCAAATCTTGTGTCAGTCTCCTGGTAATTCAAGCAGGAAGGATCACACTGCCATGATGTGTGCCAGTCCTTCATGGAATGGACCAAAGGATTCTACATTCTCTCCCTCCTGGAATAACTCATTTAGTTACATGTTGCCAGCAAGTCCGGTAGCAAGGCAGCCTTGCCAGTCTGAGAACTTTCTCAAATGCACTTCCCAAGGCAACTCAGAACTTTCAATGAGTTCAGGATCATATTCAAATTCCTTCACATCTGTTTCTGTGGAACCAACAGTGAGAACTCACAATATAAGCAGAAAAAATGAAATAGAAGCAACAACTGTAAGCCCAGGTCATGGGACGCAGACTCAGGCAGATGGGTTCAAGTTTCGGGAAAGATCTTTATCAACCCCTACAGATTCAGGCTCTTTTTGTTCAGCAGAAAACATCTGCTTTGACCACAGGAAGGAGAGTGACAATTACGCCATGCACTATCCCAGCGCGAGCTCAGAGGACAGTGCAAGCGCCGACAATGTATCCATTACAGCCAGCCAAAATGGTCGCCCAAGGCAAAGGTCAAGGAGTATTTCACTCAAAAAGCCAAAGAAAAAGCCTGCCCCACCTGTGCGGAACATCTCCTTGAAGAAAGGTGAAGGGGTGCAGAAAGCAGAGGTCATTGCCTTGACCAGAAGTGAGAGGCCAAAGAGCCTTTTCATTCCCAGAAACCAGAATATCATACAGAACGCATTCCTGTCAGGACCTGGTAACATCAATTCCAAGGTACATGGAGATGAAAGAGGACTGCAGATCTTGATAACAGAAACACCGTCCATAGGAAGAGAGGGTGATACGCATTACCCTAACCACTGGTACCTGAATGACTGGAAGTCTAATGATCCATATAGGTCACTGTCCAACTCCAGCACTGCCACAGGTACAACTGTAATTGAGTGCATGAAAGTACGTGGCAGCTCTGATTCCCTCACTTCTCTGACCACCTCTCGAGCTACCTCCCCTTCCCAGCTATCTGTGGAAGCTGAATCCAAAATCTCTCCTTTGAAACCTCCAGGTTTCATGTCCCCCTCAAGTGGATATTCTAGCCAATCTGAAACTCCAACCCCAACCATTCCGACATCGTTGATCACCGGCCCTTCCCCACAAGGCTGTAGGATGAGGCCCAAGGTCCCCATAAGGAAATCCTCACTTCCAGCTGTTTCTCCAAGAGAGAAGAGCCCTCGTTCAAGGCTGTCCTTTGAGCTGCCAATTGCACCACCCTCTCACTTGGATCTCTCAGGGATTACAGTGTCCAACAAAGGCAAACCCAAAGCTAGCAGACGCCATTCAGATTCCTCCACAAATGGTAAACCTGTACAGAAGCTTAGTCCCAACCAAGCAGCCATGCCCATAGTGACCCAGTCAGATCTGAGGTCTATTCGTCTACGTTCAGTCAGCAAGTCTGAACCAGAAGATAATGCGGATGGTTCTTCTGATATCATAGAAGAGAAACAAAGCAGCAAGACATTTGTAACACCACAGAAGAAAGTCAAGCCACCTGTCGCAGAGAAGCCACCTCTGCCCAAAAGGCCTGGGAATCTGATGCTAAAATTCGCCTCAGCCTTCCATCTTGCTTTGGAATCACCACCACTGTCTCCAAAAGAGAAGGGGTCACCTGCAGACAACACTTACACAGTAGTAGAAAAGCCCCAAGCAATGGAAAGTCCAAGCAGTGTTCACGTGTCTCCTCCACAGCGGATAACCGATCTTGATAGAGTTATGGACTCTGTAAAACGTCTGTCTCAGGGCAGTCAAGAGGGGGATGACAAGAGTAAAACCCTGCCTAACAGAATAACTGTCCAAAGTCTGGCTGATACGGAGAAGAAGAGAAGCAAGATACCTCCTCCAGTTCCCAAGAAGCCCAATATATTACTCTTGCCAACCAATTCAGTTAACGTCAATGGGGCAACAGACAGGCCTGTTATCACTTTGAATACCAGTCACTCAAGCAGCATGGGATCACCAATGGCTGAAGTTGTTCCTAGACATGCAGAAAACCAGGTCAAAGTCATTGCACTTAGCATCACAGAAAGCAACCAAGATCCGGATGTTGAAACTTCCCTTGTTGGTACTCCTACAG GCAGGAGTATTGAAGACATCAGCCCTGATAAAACTCCATTAAGCATTACTGAGGAAGATGATGATGTGTTTGTTCAAACAACAACGCCCCATACTACTGAAGACCTTTTCACTCTCATTCACAG gtcaaaAAGGAAAGTTCTAGGAAGGGTAGAACCTGGGGACACTTTTGGCAGCAGACAAAGCTTGGTTTCTCCAATCAAGAGCAACTCCCCAGCCACCTCCACTCCTGAGCAAAAGGCAGCATCTCCGGTCAGCAGCAGCATGCCGAGGTCAAGATCCAGGAATGATAACTTCATTGCCCTGCTTCAGAAGAAAGGCAGCAGACCCAGCCCAGGAACAAGAGTGTCTGCCATGGAGCTTCTCAAGAGTACCAACCCACTGGCTCGCAGGGTCACTGAGTTTTCACAGGCAGAGTTTGAACCAACAAAAAACTCCAAGTAA
- the LOC117412413 gene encoding NHS-like protein 2 isoform X4, producing MEKSEYLTLSRSKGAATSLDSENKRTAHFKSSWQQHVNVFSSSSRPACVEELHQEAQLNLQSLLQDDYEEQHSDCRVAGQTFRCSSSLHSGATPDLVHRQTASKRTDFVFLPATKQVCEDETTTVGIRLQDPPLNLPNSPEKSTSWNKAFLLPTPEKTRWHLGRSVQAHVIPINVSGQTLDKHASLHHSLFNAETAVNPKSTLRRRRTIIGIPELSLEDQGDGHFDDEQSASINLTHGSYSPEGTSGRHSAAAVDSANHFSVLRKTYSDLDQILCQSPGNSSRKDHTAMMCASPSWNGPKDSTFSPSWNNSFSYMLPASPVARQPCQSENFLKCTSQGNSELSMSSGSYSNSFTSVSVEPTVRTHNISRKNEIEATTVSPGHGTQTQADGFKFRERSLSTPTDSGSFCSAENICFDHRKESDNYAMHYPSASSEDSASADNVSITASQNGRPRQRSRSISLKKPKKKPAPPVRNISLKKGEGVQKAEVIALTRSERPKSLFIPRNQNIIQNAFLSGPGNINSKVHGDERGLQILITETPSIGREGDTHYPNHWYLNDWKSNDPYRSLSNSSTATGTTVIECMKVRGSSDSLTSLTTSRATSPSQLSVEAESKISPLKPPGFMSPSSGYSSQSETPTPTIPTSLITGPSPQGCRMRPKVPIRKSSLPAVSPREKSPRSRLSFELPIAPPSHLDLSGITVSNKGKPKASRRHSDSSTNGKPVQKLSPNQAAMPIVTQSDLRSIRLRSVSKSEPEDNADGSSDIIEEKQSSKTFVTPQKKVKPPVAEKPPLPKRPGNLMLKFASAFHLALESPPLSPKEKGSPADNTYTVVEKPQAMESPSSVHVSPPQRITDLDRVMDSVKRLSQGSQEGDDKSKTLPNRITVQSLADTEKKRSKIPPPVPKKPNILLLPTNSVNVNGATDRPVITLNTSHSSSMGSPMAEVVPRHAENQVKVIALSITESNQDPDVETSLVGTPTGRSIEDISPDKTPLSITEEDDDVFVQTTTPHTTEDLFTLIHRSKRKVLGRVEPGDTFGSRQSLVSPIKSNSPATSTPEQKAASPVSSSMPRSRSRNDNFIALLQKKGSRPSPGTRVSAMELLKSTNPLARRVTEFSQAEFEPTKNSK from the exons ATGGAGAAATCTGAGTATTTAACTCTTTCCAGGAGTAAAGGAG CTGCCACTAGCTTGGACTCGGAGAACAAGAGAACGGCCCACTTCAAATCGTCATGGCAACAGCATGTAAATGTGTTCAGCTCCTCGAGTAGGCCAGCGTGTGTGGAAGAGCTGCATCAGGAAGCCCAACTCAATCTCCAGAGCTTGCTGCAAG ATGATTATGAAGAGCAGCATTCGGACTGTAGAGTAGCAGGGCAGACTTTccgctgcagctcctctctccACTCAGGGGCCACTCCAGACCTTGTACACAGGCAGACCGCCAGCAAGAGGACCGACTTCGTCTTTCTG CCAGCGACGAAACAGGTGTGTGAGGATGAGACGACCACTGTAGGTATCCGACTACAAGACCCACCTCTGAACTTACCTAACAGTCCGGAAAAAAGTACCAGCTGGAATAAAGCATTCCTGCTGCCAACGCCAGAGAAAACGAGGTGGCACCTGGGGCGATCGGTTCAGGCTCATGTTATCCCTATCAATGTTTCTG GACAGACCCTTGATAAACATGCCAGTTTGCACCACTCCCTTTTTAACGCTGAGACAGCAGTGAACCCAAAGTCGACCCTCAGAAGGAGAAGAACCATAATTGGCATTCCTGAGCTCTCTCTGGAGGACCAAG GTGATGGTCATTTCGATGATGAACAATCTGCCAGTATCAACCTTACTCATGGGTCCTACTCTCCAGAAGGTACAAGTGGCAGACATTCTGCAGCTGCTGTAGATTCAGCTAATCACTTTTCAGTATTAAGAAAGACTTATAGTGATCTGGACCAAATCTTGTGTCAGTCTCCTGGTAATTCAAGCAGGAAGGATCACACTGCCATGATGTGTGCCAGTCCTTCATGGAATGGACCAAAGGATTCTACATTCTCTCCCTCCTGGAATAACTCATTTAGTTACATGTTGCCAGCAAGTCCGGTAGCAAGGCAGCCTTGCCAGTCTGAGAACTTTCTCAAATGCACTTCCCAAGGCAACTCAGAACTTTCAATGAGTTCAGGATCATATTCAAATTCCTTCACATCTGTTTCTGTGGAACCAACAGTGAGAACTCACAATATAAGCAGAAAAAATGAAATAGAAGCAACAACTGTAAGCCCAGGTCATGGGACGCAGACTCAGGCAGATGGGTTCAAGTTTCGGGAAAGATCTTTATCAACCCCTACAGATTCAGGCTCTTTTTGTTCAGCAGAAAACATCTGCTTTGACCACAGGAAGGAGAGTGACAATTACGCCATGCACTATCCCAGCGCGAGCTCAGAGGACAGTGCAAGCGCCGACAATGTATCCATTACAGCCAGCCAAAATGGTCGCCCAAGGCAAAGGTCAAGGAGTATTTCACTCAAAAAGCCAAAGAAAAAGCCTGCCCCACCTGTGCGGAACATCTCCTTGAAGAAAGGTGAAGGGGTGCAGAAAGCAGAGGTCATTGCCTTGACCAGAAGTGAGAGGCCAAAGAGCCTTTTCATTCCCAGAAACCAGAATATCATACAGAACGCATTCCTGTCAGGACCTGGTAACATCAATTCCAAGGTACATGGAGATGAAAGAGGACTGCAGATCTTGATAACAGAAACACCGTCCATAGGAAGAGAGGGTGATACGCATTACCCTAACCACTGGTACCTGAATGACTGGAAGTCTAATGATCCATATAGGTCACTGTCCAACTCCAGCACTGCCACAGGTACAACTGTAATTGAGTGCATGAAAGTACGTGGCAGCTCTGATTCCCTCACTTCTCTGACCACCTCTCGAGCTACCTCCCCTTCCCAGCTATCTGTGGAAGCTGAATCCAAAATCTCTCCTTTGAAACCTCCAGGTTTCATGTCCCCCTCAAGTGGATATTCTAGCCAATCTGAAACTCCAACCCCAACCATTCCGACATCGTTGATCACCGGCCCTTCCCCACAAGGCTGTAGGATGAGGCCCAAGGTCCCCATAAGGAAATCCTCACTTCCAGCTGTTTCTCCAAGAGAGAAGAGCCCTCGTTCAAGGCTGTCCTTTGAGCTGCCAATTGCACCACCCTCTCACTTGGATCTCTCAGGGATTACAGTGTCCAACAAAGGCAAACCCAAAGCTAGCAGACGCCATTCAGATTCCTCCACAAATGGTAAACCTGTACAGAAGCTTAGTCCCAACCAAGCAGCCATGCCCATAGTGACCCAGTCAGATCTGAGGTCTATTCGTCTACGTTCAGTCAGCAAGTCTGAACCAGAAGATAATGCGGATGGTTCTTCTGATATCATAGAAGAGAAACAAAGCAGCAAGACATTTGTAACACCACAGAAGAAAGTCAAGCCACCTGTCGCAGAGAAGCCACCTCTGCCCAAAAGGCCTGGGAATCTGATGCTAAAATTCGCCTCAGCCTTCCATCTTGCTTTGGAATCACCACCACTGTCTCCAAAAGAGAAGGGGTCACCTGCAGACAACACTTACACAGTAGTAGAAAAGCCCCAAGCAATGGAAAGTCCAAGCAGTGTTCACGTGTCTCCTCCACAGCGGATAACCGATCTTGATAGAGTTATGGACTCTGTAAAACGTCTGTCTCAGGGCAGTCAAGAGGGGGATGACAAGAGTAAAACCCTGCCTAACAGAATAACTGTCCAAAGTCTGGCTGATACGGAGAAGAAGAGAAGCAAGATACCTCCTCCAGTTCCCAAGAAGCCCAATATATTACTCTTGCCAACCAATTCAGTTAACGTCAATGGGGCAACAGACAGGCCTGTTATCACTTTGAATACCAGTCACTCAAGCAGCATGGGATCACCAATGGCTGAAGTTGTTCCTAGACATGCAGAAAACCAGGTCAAAGTCATTGCACTTAGCATCACAGAAAGCAACCAAGATCCGGATGTTGAAACTTCCCTTGTTGGTACTCCTACAG GCAGGAGTATTGAAGACATCAGCCCTGATAAAACTCCATTAAGCATTACTGAGGAAGATGATGATGTGTTTGTTCAAACAACAACGCCCCATACTACTGAAGACCTTTTCACTCTCATTCACAG gtcaaaAAGGAAAGTTCTAGGAAGGGTAGAACCTGGGGACACTTTTGGCAGCAGACAAAGCTTGGTTTCTCCAATCAAGAGCAACTCCCCAGCCACCTCCACTCCTGAGCAAAAGGCAGCATCTCCGGTCAGCAGCAGCATGCCGAGGTCAAGATCCAGGAATGATAACTTCATTGCCCTGCTTCAGAAGAAAGGCAGCAGACCCAGCCCAGGAACAAGAGTGTCTGCCATGGAGCTTCTCAAGAGTACCAACCCACTGGCTCGCAGGGTCACTGAGTTTTCACAGGCAGAGTTTGAACCAACAAAAAACTCCAAGTAA